The Armatimonadota bacterium genomic interval GGCTCACCGTACTGACGACCTGCCCGCAGCCTGTCGTCGGCTGCCAGTTACTCCCCTCGGTCCCGGTGCGGCCGGGACGGACACCACCATAGCAGCACCGGGCGGTGCGGTCAAACGGGAGGGGCGCGGGCCATGAGTGTCGCGGCCGTCGTACTCGCCGCAGGCCTGGGCAAGCGCATGCGATCGGCCCGCCCCAAGGTCGTGCATCCCGTCGGGGGCCGCCCGATGCTCCTGTACGTCCTCGACGCCGTGCGCGCCGTCGCCACGCGCTCGCCGATCGTGGTGGTGGGTCACGGGGCGGAGGCGGTACGGGCCGTGTTGCCCGCGGATGTCCAGGTCGCGGTCCAGGGCGAGCCGCGCGGGACTGCGGACGCCGTCCGCGCGGCCATGCCGCTGCTGGAGGGTTTTCAGGGCGCGGTGGTCGTCGCCTTCGGGGACACGCCGCTGGTCAGCGCGCAGACCTTTCGGGCCCTCGTCGCCGCGCACCTAGATCAGGGCAACGCCGCGACGCTGGTTACCGCTCGGCTGCACGACCCCCACGGCTACGGCCGGATCGTGCGGGACGGGGCGGGAGCGTTCGTGCGCATCGTCGAGGAGCCCGACTGCGACGAGCGCGAGCGTGCCATCCAGGAGATCAACACGGGCATCGCCTGCTTCCGGGCCGACATGCTGCACAACGCGCTGGCGCGCGTGCGGCCGGACAACGCGCAGGGCGAATACTACCTGACCGACGTCTTCCGCCTGCTGCAACAGGCGGGCGCGCGCATCGGGACTGTGTCCGCAACGGAGGTGACGGAGATCATGGGCATCAACTCGCGGCGCGACCTCGCCTCCGCCGAAGCAGCGATGCGGCGGCGCACCCTCCAGCGGCTGATGGACGAAGGGGTCACGGTCGTCGATCCCGACACGACGTTCGTGGATGCGGCAGCGCGGATCGAACCCGACACCGTGCTCCACCCGTTCACCGTGATCGAAGGGGAGACCACCATCGGCCGGGGGTGCGCGATCGGGCCCGGCGCCCATCTTGTCGGCGCGCGCGTCGCCGACGGCGTGCAGATTCGGTGGTCGGTCGTCGAGCACAGCGAGATCGGGGAAGGCTCCTACGTGGGCCCGTACGCTCACCTGCGGCCCGGCACTCGCCTGGGTCGGAGGGTAGAGGTCGGAAACTTCGCGGAGATCAAGAACTCCCAGGTGGGCGACGGAACCCGCATCCACCACGTGTCGTATCTGGGCGACGCGACCGTCGGCCGAGAGGTCAACATCGGCGCGGGCACGATCACCTGCAACCTGCGCTACGGGGTGCGCGGCAAGCAACCGACGGTGATCGAGGACGGAGCGTTCATCGGCAGCGACACGATGCTCCAGGCACCGGTGCGGATCGGCGCGGGCGCGGTGACGGGCGCAGGGTCAGTGGTGACCAAAGACGTACCGGCCGGCAAGGTCGCCGTCGGGGTGCCGGCCCGAGTGATCCGCGCCGCCAAACCGGATGGGGAGGGCCAGCCGTGAACACCTCCCCCAAGCTCTTCGCCGGCACCGCCAACCCGCCGCTGGCGCGCAGGGTGGCCGCGTGCCTGGACGTCCCCCTGGCGGAGGCGCACGTCGCGCGCTATCCGGATGGCGAGATCGAGGTGCGCCTGGACGAGAGCGTCCGCGGCCAGGACTGCTTCGTGCTGCAGCCCACCTGCCCGCCGGTGAACGAGAACCTGGTCGAGCTGCTGGCGATCGTCGACGCGCTGCGCCGGGCGTCGGCGTCGAGCATCACGGCGGTCGTCCCCTACTTCGGGTACGCGCGTCAGGACCGCAAGGCCGGGCCGCGCGAGCCGGTGACCGCCAAGCTCGTGGCCAACCTCCTGACGCGTGCCGGTGTGGACCACCTCCTGGCCATGGACCTGCACGCTGGCCAGATCTCCGGCTTCTTTGACATCCCACTGGACCACCTCAGCGCCCGCATGCTGCTGGCCGACTACTTCGCGCACAAGGAGCTGCACAACCCCGTCGTGGTCTCGCCGGACATCGGCGGCGTCCGAAGGGCCCGCGAGTTCGCCCAGGCGCTGGGCGCACCGCTGGCGATCATCGACAAACGGCGGGACCGGCCCAACCAGGTCGCGGAGGTCGTGCACGTGATCGGCAAGGTCTACCGTCGGACGGCGATTTTGGTGGACGACATCGTGGACACCGCGGGCACGCTGGTCATGGCGGCGCAGGCGCTGGTGCGCCGCGGGGTCGTCGAGGTCTATGCATGCTGCTCGCACGCCGTGCTGTCCGGTCCGGCGGTGGAGCGCATCGCCGCGTCGGCGATCCGCGAGCTCGTGGTCACCGACTCGATCCCCCTGCGTCCGTCCCGGCGGCTGGACAAGATCCGCGTGATCTCGGTGGCGCGGCTGCTGGCCGACGCGATCGCGCGGATGCACGCGAAGACGTCGGTGAGCGAACTGGTGACCGAGCGCCTGGTGGCGGAGGTCGTCGAGGGCTGACCGGCCCCACGGATGCTAGAATGGCTGACGGTGGGCCCTCGCCCGCCGACCGCCATTTGCCATGTTCATTCCGCCTTACGTCTTGGCCGCGGTCCTCGCGTGGTTCGTCACCTACTGGACGACGCCCACCGCGCGTTGGGTCGCGCGGCGCGTGGGCGCAGTGGACTTCCCCGGCGGCCGGCGAATCAACCGCAGGCCCCTGCCGCGTCTGGGCGGCATCGCCCTGTTTGCGGGCATCCTCGGGGCCGCGCTGCTCACGCTGCCGATCCGGGGCGACATCGCCGTCGTGCGCGAACCCCGCTACCTGGTTCTGGCTGTCCCCTACGCCGCGATCGCGCCGGAGTACGTCGGGGTGCTGCTGGGCGCCGTGGCGATCAGCTTGCTGGGGCTGTACGACGACGTCCGTCCGCTGTCCGGCGCGGTGAAGTTCCCCCTCATCTATCTGGCGGCGGCGATCCCGACGCTGTTCGGGGTGAGCGCCTCGTTCGTCACCAACCCGATCAGCGGCCAGCTGCTGCCGCTGGGCGTGTACGGGCAGATCTTCACCGTGCTGTGGATCGGCTCGGTGGCGATCGCGATGAACCTGATCGACGGCGTGGACGGTCTGGCAGCCGGCATCGCGGCCATCGTGAGCGCCACGCTGTTCGCGGCGACTTTGGCCAGGCCGAACCTGCCGATGATGATCCTGTGCGCGGCGGTGGTCGGCAGCGCCGTCGGCTTCCTGCGCTACAACTTCAACCCAGCGCGCATCATCATGGGGGACGGCGGCGCGATGCTGCTGGGTTACCTGCTGGGCGCGATGTCGGTGCTGGGCGTGTTCAAGACCATCACGGCCCTATCGCTGGCCGTGCCCCTGCTGGCGATGGGCGTGCCGATCTTCGACACGGCGTTTGCGATCCTGCGGCGGGCGCGGCGCGGCCTGCCGATCTTCCACCCGGACCGCGGGCACCTGCACCACCGACTGCTGGATCGAGGCCTGACGCAGCGGCAGACCGTCTTTTTGCTCTATGGCGCCACGGGGCTGCTGGGGACGCTGGCCCTGATCGTCGCCGACAGCGTGGACCGGCACATCTCAGTCGGCCTGGCGGTCATCCTCACGGTGACGCTGCTGGTCTTCGCCCGCCGCCTGGGACTGATGGCGCCCGCACGCGGTCCGCTCGCCGGCGGCCCTCCGTCTCCGTGACCCGCAGCGCTGCGATCCCCGTGCTCGCCATCGTGGGCACGCGTCCGGACGCCGTCAAGATGGCGCCGGTCGTCCAGGCGCTGCGAGGCGATCCGGCCTTTCGTACCATCCTCGTCGCTACCGCCCAGCACCGGGAGATGCTGGACCAGGTGCTCCCTCTGTTCGATCTCGCTCCGGACGTCGACCTGGACGTGATGCGCCCGCATCAAACCCTCACGGAAATCACCACGCGGACGCTGGACCGCCTCGACGAGGTGTTCGCAAGGACCCGTCCGGAAATGGTTCTCGTGCAGGGGGACGCGGCGCCGAGCTTCTGCGGCGCCCTCGTCGCTTTCTACCACCGCGTCGCCATCGGGCACGTCGAGGCCGGGCTGCGCACCTACGACAAGTACCATCCGTTCCCGGAGGAGATGTACCGGCACATGACCGGCGTGCTGGCTGACCTGCACTTCGCCCCGACGGCGGCGGCACGCGAGAACCTGCTGCGCGAGGGCATCCCCGCGGACCGCATCTTCGTCACCGGCAACACCGTCATCGACGCGCTGCATCAAATCTCCGCTCGGCCGATTGCCGCCGACGCCCTGCCGGAGGTTCCATCAGACCGCCGGATCGTTTTGGTGACCGCGCACCGGCGAGAGAACTGGGGCGAGCCGATGCGCCGCATCTGCGCGGCCTTGCGGACGCTCGTGGAGCGCTTCCCCGACATCGAGGTGGTGTTTTCGGTGCACCGCAACCCGATCGTACGTGAGGTCGTATACGAGGCGCTGGGTGGCTTGCAGCGCGTGCACCTGATCGAGCCACCTGACTACGGGCCCTTCGTGCACCTGCAAAAGCGCTCCTACTTGATCCTCACCGATTCCGGCGGCGTGCAGGAAGAAGCGCCCGGGCTGGGGACTCCGGTGCTCGTCATGCGGGAGACGACCGAAAGACCAGAGGGTGTCGCCGCCGGCGTCGTGCGCGTGGTCGGCACGGACGAGGAGGTACTGGTGCGAGAGGCCTCCCGGCTCCTAAGCGACGCCGAGGCCCATCGGGCGATGGCGAACGCCGTGAATCCCTACGGGGACGGGCGCGCGAGCGCGCGCATCGTGCAGGCGCTCCGTTTTCACTTCGGCCTCGCATCCGGACCGCCCGAGGCGTTCGATCCCCCTGCCCCTCGCGGAACCTTTTGAGCCCTCCCGCACGTAGCGGTAGCATGACGGTAGGGATGCGACGCCACTGGCCGCTTGCCGCTGTCGTGCTGCTGGCGCTGGGGGCTGCCGTCCTGGCGGCTCCTGCGCCCGACCCCAACCTCGTGCGCGCCACGATCGGCGGCGTGGTCGTCCAGACGGTCGCCGTCGGAGACGCCGTCGAGGAGGGCGTCCCCCTGGTGTTCGTCCGAACCGCCACCAAGCCTCGGGAGGTCGCCGCCCGCGCTCCACGGGACGCCGAGGTCGCAGACGTGCTGGTCCGCGTGGGCGAGCGCATTCGGGTTGGCGACCCCGTCGTCCGCCTGACCGCTCCGTAGCGCCTCCAGCCCGTCCGACCCTGGCTTCCGGCCGCGGGCATGCGGCTTTGCCTGCCCGGCAAGGAGGACTCCACGCGACATCGTTACGGTGCGCGCACACTGCTTGTGATAGCATGTTTCCGCGTGCTCCCCGAAGTTCGAGTCTGGGTAGCAGGGGTGTCTTGTATGAATCGGAAGGCCTGGGTCCAGGTTTCCTACGCTGTCCTGATCATCGCGCTCGTGCTCCCAGCGAGCGCAGCGGTGGCGCAGGACGACCCCGCGATCCTGCCCGTGGACGCGATTCGGCCAGGGATGCGGGGCGTGGGCCGCACCGTGATTCGCGGCACACGCATCGAGGAGTTCCCGTTCGAGGTGCTCGGCGTCACCCAGGGACCGCCGGGCAAGCTGGTTTTGTTCCGGGCCGGCGGTGAGGTGATCCGCCGCAGCGGAGGCACGGCTGCGGGCATGAGCGGCAGCCCGATGTACATCGGCGGGCGGATGGCCGGCGCGCTCTCGTACGGGTACGTCTTCGCCGGACCGGACAGCGACTTGGGGCTGTTCACGCCGATCGAGGCAATGCTCGCCGTCCTGCGCGGCGGTCGCGGCGCCGGTCGGCCGTCGGGGGTGGTGGCGCTGGATCGCCCGCAGCGCATCGGCGGACGCGTCGTGCATGCGATCGCTCTCACCGCCAGCGCCGAAGAAGCACAGCGCATCGAGGCGGGGCGCGGACCCGTCGCGGCGATGGCGCCGGTCGCCGTCCCGCTGCTGGTCTCGGGGGCCAGCCCGCGCGCTTTCCGCATGCTGGAAGAGACTTTGCGTTCGGCCAACGTCGTCCCGATCCAGAGCTACGGGGGCACCCGCACGTTTCCCGAAGCACCGCTGGTGCCCGGCAGCGCGGTCGGCGTGGCACTCGTTCGGGGCGACCTGACGGTCGCCTCGATCGGCACGCTGTCCTACCGGAGGGGTCGCGAGTTCTTGGCCTTCGGCCACCCGATGTTCGGATTCGGGGAGTCCGACTACATGCTGACGACCGCCTACGTGCACACCGTTGTGCGCGCCCAGCGACTGCCCTTCAAGGAGGGCGACATCGGTTCGGTCGTCGGTGTGGTCTCGCAAGACCGGATCGCCGCCATCGGAGGGGAGGTCGGTCGGCTGCCGCGCGTGTTCAACGTCATGGTGACGGTGAACGACCAGGAAACCGGTCGTCGGGTCGAGCTGAGCGCGCAGATGATCCGGCGAGAGGACCTGGCGCAGCTGCTGGCGCCGCAGGTCGCCCTGGCGGCGCTGGACCGCGCGTGGGACGCAGTCGGCGCCGGCACCGCCGAGGTCAAACTTACGCTGCGCGGTGGCGGCTTGCCGCGTCCGGTGGAACGCACCAATCTCTTCTACAGCGGCCGCGACGTGGCCGTCGCCTCGGTCCTCGACATCCCGGACGCCATCAGGCTGCTGTTCAACAACGAGTACGCACCCATCAGGGCGACCGACCTGAGGGTGGAGGTGACGCTCACGCGCCGCCGGGTCACGGCGACGATCGCCGAGGCCCAGGTCGAGAGCCGTACGGTGCCGCAGGGCGGCCAGCTGCGGGTGCGGCTGCGCGTGCGACCCTACCAGGAGGAGGATCAGCTGTCGCGCGTCGTTGAGGTCGCAATCCCTCGCAACTTCCCGAAGGGGCCGACGCTGCTGGTCGTCAGCGGCGCCGGCAGCATGCGCGACGACGTGCCCCCGGACGTCCAGTTCGTGCAGAAGCTGCGCAGCGAGCCGCCGGCGTCGCCGTTCGACAAACTCGACGACGCCCTGCGGTTCTTCCAGGAGTTCGGACGCAACACCGACATCCTGATCCAGCTGATCCCGTTCGGGGTGCCGCCCAGCGACGATCCGACCAAACGCTTCATCTACTTCGACCAGTTCGCGGGACGGCTCGTGCGGACACCCTGGGTCGTCAAGGGCGAAGTGGTGATCCCGATCGTCGTGGACTGAATGGCGCAGACGGGCGAACCTTTCCCCCGTATGGGTCCGTAGGACCAGGCAGGACCGGGCCCCTGCCGGGCGACGTTGCATGCGTCGGCGGGGCCGACCAGATGCCGTGTGCGCATGCGAAGGGCCATTTCGATCGCAGCACTCGCACTCTTCGTCGCACTCTTGCTCGCGACCGCCACGGCGCTGTACCTGCTGCGCACCGGGGCAGTCGCCGACCGCATCCGCGGCGAAATGATGCGCGCCCTGCAAGACGCGCTCGGCCGCGATGTGTCCGTGGGGCGGCTGCGGGGCGACCCGTGGAGGGGGATCGTCCTGGAGGACATCCGGATCGCGCGCCACGAGCACCTGGCCGAGGGGGCGTTGCTGCGCGCCCGTTCGGCGACCATCACGTTCGACTTCGGCGCGCTGCTCGTTGACCTGTGGTCGGGCAGCCGCACCACCATCCCCGCGATCCGGCGTGTGGCCGTGGACGCTCCCATCCTCGCCCTGGTGCGCGGGGCGGACGGTCGGTGGAACGTGGAAGACCTCTTCCGTCCGCCACCGCCCGAAGCCCCGCCGACGCCGCCACCACCTGCGTTTCGCGGTGAGATCCACATCGCCCAAGGCGTGGTGCACTATCTGGATCGGTTCACCAGCCCGCACCTCGACTTCCGGGCCCTGCTGACCAACGTCGAGGCGACGTTCTCGCTGCGCGACAACCCGTTGCTGCGCGTCGCCGGGCGCGGCCGCGCCGCTGCCGGTGGGCCCTCGGACGTCGAGGTGCGCGGCTGGGTGCAGATCGAAGACGGCACACTCGATGTGGACCTGCGCGCCGACGGGTTTCCGGTGAGCACGTGGGGGAACTACTTGCTGCCGAGCCCGCGCGTGCGCTGGGAACGCGGCGCCGCGTCGGCGGCGCTGCATCTGTACAGCGTCCCGCACGCCGCCGGACCGACCCTGGACTTCCAGGGTACGGTGGATTTGCACGGCGCCGCAGTGCGACTGCTGCCGGAGGGGATTTCGCTGACCGGGCTGGTGGGTCGCATGCAGGTCGAAACGACGGCGCTGCGGACGGATGCGCTGCGGGTCCAGGCCGGCCGCGGCTCCGCCCGGGTGCGGGGTGAGGTGCTGCTGGCCGGCAGGGGGCAGCTGGATCTGGAGGTGGACGCACAGCGCCTCGACCTGGCGGTGGTGCGCCGCCTGTTCTTCCCGAACGCCGTGGCGATGCGGGGAGAGGCGACTGGCAGGCTGCGTCTTTTCGGACCGATGGACGCGGTGCGCATCCAGGGCAGCGTGCGCTCACCTCGGGCGGTGATCGAGGAGGTTGCTGTCCACAACGTGGCGACGGATCTGCACTATGCCGGCGGCATGCTGGCGCTGACGAACCTGCACGCGGCCGCCGCCGGTGGGATGCTTCGCGCCGACCTCGTCTTGGGCACCGAGGACGCGCGGTACTTCGCGGCGGCGACCGTCGAGCGCCTGCCGACCGATCTGGCCGGGGGGTTCGGCTTGGTGCTGCCGGTGCAGACACGGGCGAGCGGCTCTCTCATTGTGGGCGGCGGCCCCGATGGTCAACGGGTGGTCGGTGCCCTCGCCGGCGAGGGCGGTTCGGCATTCGGGTTTCCGATCGACACCCTGCGCGCCAGTTTCGCCTACGACGGTGGCCGCCTGCGTCTGCACAGCGCCGTGGCACGGCGCGGTCCGATGTCACTGGCGGCGTCGGGGACCGTCTTCGAGGGCGGCGATCTGGACGTCTTCGCCGTTGCACGCGGCGTGCCGCTGCGGCTGGTGACGGACCGCATCGGGAGTGCCGACCAGCTCGGCGGAACGCTCGGCTACGCGGGGCGCATCCGTGGCAGTTCTCAGATGCCGGTGCTCGACGGCACCGTACTCCTCACCGACGGTTTCGTGGGTCCGCTTGCGTTCGACGACTGGGTGGGGGAGCTGACCCTGTCTTTTGCACAACTGGACGTGCGGTGGTCGACCCTGCGCGACGGCACCGATCTGTACGGCATCGCCGGTCAGGCGCGCTGGGGTGCTGACCCGCGGCTTGCCCTCACGATGCGGACCGAGGGTGTGCGCGCGTCGCGCCTGGCCGAACTGGCACTGCTGCCCGTCCCGGTGGACGGACGCGTGGAGGGGGCGCTGCGGGTCACGGGGACGCCGCAACGCCCACGGGTGGACGGCGACGTGCGCCTGCTGCGCGGGGCGGTCGCCGGCCAGCGGGTAGACGAAGCGCGCGCGCGTTTCGTCTGGCAATCCGGCCGGCTACACCTGCAGGAGGCGACCGGGCGCGCCAACAGTTCCACGCTGCGGCTGGCCGGCACGGTCGACGAGCGGGGCGGGCTGCGGCTGTCGCTGCTAGCCGACCGCATCCGGCTGGAGGAGATTGGCGCACTGGCCAACCCGTACTTACGCGTCCGGGGCGACGTGAGCCTGGAAGGATCGCTGACCGGAACCGTCGGCGACCCGGTGATCGACGCCCGGGTGAACTCCAGCCGCATCGTCTTGAACGGGCAGGTCTTCGACGGCGTCGACGGGCGCGCGCGGTGGCGGTCGGGTGTGCTGTCGCTGCTGCCGCTGCGTCTGCACCAAGGCCGTTCCACCTACGTCGCCGAGGGCTGGTTGAGGCCTGTGGGCACGCCGACGGCGCAGCTCTCGTTGGATGTCCGCGATGGACGGCTGGCCACACTGCTGGCCATCTCCGACAGCCCGCTGGACATGGACGGCCTGCTGGAGGGCCGCCTGGCGCTGTCCGGACCGCTGGCCAATCCGCGCGCGGAGTTGAACCTGTCGATGCGCGACGGACATTACAACCGGTACCCGATTCGATCGGCGATCGGGCGGTTGGTCCTGAGCGACCGGAGGATCACGATCCGCGATCTGGAGGTGGTGCCCAAGCAGGGGCGCCTGCGGGCCGAGGGGTTCGTGGACCTGGACGGTGCAAGCGAGATCGAAATCGGCGGCGAGGGACTGGAGGTCGACGCGCTGCGACCCGTGCTGCGTCTGCGCCACCCGCTGGCCGGCACCATGGACTTTACGCTGCAGATGTCCGGTCCGCTGTCCGAGCCCGTCGTCGGACTCTCGCTGCAGGCTGCGGAGTTCGGTGTGGGCGCCCCGGCCGTCGATCGCGTGCTGGGACAGGTCTTCTACCGGGAGGGAACGATCAACATCCAGCAGATCCTGCTCGAAGCGCACGGACAGCGGGCCCGGATCGAAGGCCAGATTCCCGCGCGCGCCGACAGACTGTCGCTGGATCCGACACGGCCGCTGTCCCTGCGGCTGTCCGCGGACGGGACGGACCTGAGCCTGCTCCGGCTACTGACCCCTTCCGTGGAGGAGGCAACCGGCACCCTAGAGTTCCAGGTGGACGTGACCGGCACGACCGCCGAGCCTGCGATGGCAGGGTTCGCGCGCGTGCGCTCGGGCGGGTTGCGGATCGGCGGGCTGAACCAGCCGATCGAGGACCTCCAGCTCGATCTGCGCTTCGACCAAAGCCGCGCCGTCTTGGAGCGCCTGCACGCAGACGTCGGCGGCGGGCGGCTGGCGGCCAACGGGCAGGTGACGTTCCGAGACCTGCGTCCGGATGCAGCGGACCTGCGGATGGGTGCAACTGGGATCCGGATCGAGGTCCCGCCCGTCTACCGAGGCCGGGTCGACGGCGAGATCCGGTTGGACGGCCCCCTATCCGCCTTGCGCCTGAGCGGCCGCATCACGCTGGGTGCAGGCGAGTTGCTGCTGGCTCTGCCTGCCGCCACCACGAGTGCGAACCGGGCCGCCTTTCCGCTCTCATTCGCCCTCGACCTGGTCGCCGGCGACGACCTGTTCGTGGTCGCTGGTCCCGTCCGGCTGGGTGTGAGCGGCCAGCTGCGGTTGGGCGGCACGCTGGCGCGGCCCACGCTCGCCGGGACCGTGTCTGCAGGAGCGGGGGAGTTCCACGCGTTCGGGACCACGTTCGTGCTGGAGGAAGGCACGGCCACGTTCCAGGAGTTCCGCGGCGTAGAGCCGATGATCACGGCGCGGGCGCGGACGCGCGTGGGGGACACCACGGTCTTCGTGCACATCCGAGGCACACCGGGCGACATGCAGCTGTCGCTGTCGAGCGATCCGCCGCTGCCGCACGATCGCATCGTGGCGTTGCTGGCAGCGCAGACGGGAATCTCTCAGGCACTGGAGGGGAACGTCGAGGCGCTGCTGCGTCAGCAGTTGACGCGCCTGCTGTTCGGCGAGTTCGAAGCGCGGTTGCGTCAGGCGCTGGGGTTGAGCGAGCTGCGGATCGAGTATGATTTCGAGAGTCCGCTGCGGCTGCGGCTGGGTCAGTTGCTGGTTGAGAACCTGTACCTGACCCTGACGACGATCTTCGATGCGCAGACACGGTTCATCTGGGCGCTGGAGTACCGGTTCTCTCCCAGCGTCGCGTTGGCGTTCACGTACGACCAGCGAGGTCTGTGGCTGCTCTTGCTGCGTGCCCGGTTCGCATGGTAGGAAGCACAGTCCGGAGGTCGCGGTGTTCGACGACTACCTGAAAGAGCTTCGTAAGGTCCGCACCCTAACCGCTCCACAGGAACGTCGGCTGTGGGAGCGGTACAAGCTGCGGGGCGACCTCCGCGCGCGGAGGCGGCTCATCGAGGCGTACCAGCCGCTGGTGTTCAAGACGGTCATGGCGCTGCGCCTTCCGCCCGCGGTGCTCATGGACATGATCCAAGAGGGTACCGTGGGGCTGATCGAGGCGGTGGAGCGCTTCGATCCGGCGCGCGGTTTTCGGTTCTCGACGTTCGCCACCTACCGCATCCGAGGAAACGTGCTCAACGCACTGCGCAGGGAAAAGGGCGGGGTGCTGTCGCTGGAACAGGAACTGATGGCGCACACCGATCTGCCCGTGGCGACGCGGCTCGCGGACCCGGCTGCCCTGGAGGCGCTGGGCGCGGTGGAAGACGGGGTGTTCCTTGAGCAGGTCCTGCAAGCCATCGGCCGCTTGCCGGCCCGTGAGCGCGCGATCCTCTACGCGTTCTTCTTCGAGTCCAAAGAGCCGCAGGTGGTCGCACAGGAGATGCAGATCAGCGTCTCGCACATGTACCGGCTGCAGAAGCAGGCGATCGCGCGCGTTCGCGAGATCCTCTTCCCGCCGCCGTCGCCGGGGCCGCAACAGGTTTGACAGGGGCTGGATACTAGAAACCGTGAATCCCGTCGATCCCGCCGGGCGCGTGCTGCTCCACATGGTGGATGCCGAGGCGTGGCTGCGCCGCGCCCGGAGGGAGTGGCGACGGGGCGCGCGCGCGCGGACGCTGCTCACCCTCTCGCTGGCGGAAGCGGAGGTGCGCGTCGCGCGGCAGGAGGCGCTGTCGGCACCGCTGCCCACCCGTCGGACCTCCGCGGCGCGGCTGGCCGTCGCGGCGGCCTGTGCGGCCCTGGTCGGGATCCTCGGAGCCGGTGTCTGGTCGGGCATGCAGTGGGACGACTCCGACGGGACCGCCCGCGGCGTGATCGCCCGTCCTACTGAGGCGCGGATGCTGTCGCTGGGGTACGTGCCCGGCGTTGTCCTCCGACTCGTCGCTCCCGCGCGCGACGCCCTGTCCTCCGACCCGCGCCCGGCGCCGCTGGGCGGGCGGGACGGCGTTTTGACCCCCCTCCTGGTCGGCAGCGACGGGTGGACCCTGGAGCGGGGCGGCTTTGGGGAACCCTCGCTCCCCTGGTGGCTCCCCGACCCTGGGGGGACGGAGACGCCCTAGGTCTCAGGATGGGGTCCCGCGGCCAGACCTGTTGTGTTGGCGGAGGTGCGCGTGTGGCGGCGTAGTCGTCGGGTCGTGTTCGCG includes:
- a CDS encoding translocation/assembly module TamB domain-containing protein; translated protein: MRRAISIAALALFVALLLATATALYLLRTGAVADRIRGEMMRALQDALGRDVSVGRLRGDPWRGIVLEDIRIARHEHLAEGALLRARSATITFDFGALLVDLWSGSRTTIPAIRRVAVDAPILALVRGADGRWNVEDLFRPPPPEAPPTPPPPAFRGEIHIAQGVVHYLDRFTSPHLDFRALLTNVEATFSLRDNPLLRVAGRGRAAAGGPSDVEVRGWVQIEDGTLDVDLRADGFPVSTWGNYLLPSPRVRWERGAASAALHLYSVPHAAGPTLDFQGTVDLHGAAVRLLPEGISLTGLVGRMQVETTALRTDALRVQAGRGSARVRGEVLLAGRGQLDLEVDAQRLDLAVVRRLFFPNAVAMRGEATGRLRLFGPMDAVRIQGSVRSPRAVIEEVAVHNVATDLHYAGGMLALTNLHAAAAGGMLRADLVLGTEDARYFAAATVERLPTDLAGGFGLVLPVQTRASGSLIVGGGPDGQRVVGALAGEGGSAFGFPIDTLRASFAYDGGRLRLHSAVARRGPMSLAASGTVFEGGDLDVFAVARGVPLRLVTDRIGSADQLGGTLGYAGRIRGSSQMPVLDGTVLLTDGFVGPLAFDDWVGELTLSFAQLDVRWSTLRDGTDLYGIAGQARWGADPRLALTMRTEGVRASRLAELALLPVPVDGRVEGALRVTGTPQRPRVDGDVRLLRGAVAGQRVDEARARFVWQSGRLHLQEATGRANSSTLRLAGTVDERGGLRLSLLADRIRLEEIGALANPYLRVRGDVSLEGSLTGTVGDPVIDARVNSSRIVLNGQVFDGVDGRARWRSGVLSLLPLRLHQGRSTYVAEGWLRPVGTPTAQLSLDVRDGRLATLLAISDSPLDMDGLLEGRLALSGPLANPRAELNLSMRDGHYNRYPIRSAIGRLVLSDRRITIRDLEVVPKQGRLRAEGFVDLDGASEIEIGGEGLEVDALRPVLRLRHPLAGTMDFTLQMSGPLSEPVVGLSLQAAEFGVGAPAVDRVLGQVFYREGTINIQQILLEAHGQRARIEGQIPARADRLSLDPTRPLSLRLSADGTDLSLLRLLTPSVEEATGTLEFQVDVTGTTAEPAMAGFARVRSGGLRIGGLNQPIEDLQLDLRFDQSRAVLERLHADVGGGRLAANGQVTFRDLRPDAADLRMGATGIRIEVPPVYRGRVDGEIRLDGPLSALRLSGRITLGAGELLLALPAATTSANRAAFPLSFALDLVAGDDLFVVAGPVRLGVSGQLRLGGTLARPTLAGTVSAGAGEFHAFGTTFVLEEGTATFQEFRGVEPMITARARTRVGDTTVFVHIRGTPGDMQLSLSSDPPLPHDRIVALLAAQTGISQALEGNVEALLRQQLTRLLFGEFEARLRQALGLSELRIEYDFESPLRLRLGQLLVENLYLTLTTIFDAQTRFIWALEYRFSPSVALAFTYDQRGLWLLLLRARFAW
- a CDS encoding sigma-70 family RNA polymerase sigma factor, translating into MFDDYLKELRKVRTLTAPQERRLWERYKLRGDLRARRRLIEAYQPLVFKTVMALRLPPAVLMDMIQEGTVGLIEAVERFDPARGFRFSTFATYRIRGNVLNALRREKGGVLSLEQELMAHTDLPVATRLADPAALEALGAVEDGVFLEQVLQAIGRLPARERAILYAFFFESKEPQVVAQEMQISVSHMYRLQKQAIARVREILFPPPSPGPQQV